One genomic region from Knoellia sp. p5-6-4 encodes:
- a CDS encoding transglycosylase domain-containing protein, with translation MSTPRPKTRAQAPKTRAQAKARQSKAKQQKQGFDGRLWGKRLGLAALGAALLGVIGFFVAYASTDIPEPNDLADAQASVIYYSDGKTEIDRISEVNRESVELSKIPKSVQQAHLAAEDRNFYENSGISPTGIARAVWVGLRGGATQGGSTITQQYVKNYFLTQDQTLSRKGKEILISIKIAKQKSKDQILEDYLNTIYYGRGAYGIQTAAKAYFNKDVSKLNAAEGALLASVIRGPSYYDPGLGAEQKKNAESRVDYVLDGMVGEGWLDQGQRAKMSFPKVVSYKARQGASGPSGYLTNEVKKELRTKLKLTDADIDRGGYKIVTTIDRNDQKAAVAAVEKRMPKGKGAEGLRAGLVAIQPGNGAIKAMYGGENYQKVQFNAAVDATMQAGSTFKVFTLIAALQEEISTKTKYPGQSPQFFEEFKSEENPEGEVVNFSDETFGRIDLRFATAHSVNTVYFPLNVEVTPKKTKAAAISAGLPDDKTAAARKQPKLGENYANVFGTDDVRVIDMANAYATIAANGVRATPYLIASVKGGPGDLDYKAKISKKAVFDKDVMADTIDAMTEVVEDGTGTFASRLGRPAAGKTGTTSGNYAAWFDGFTPQLATAVGIYKDKDGTPQPMNEVPGLFGPGTSGELTGGTVPVRIWTDFMEGALKGEKVLEFPERAGVGDEKVPTPTPTRTSSSTTTTTTTTTTTTTTRPTTKTDTPKPTKTNRPPKPTLTTVEPTPSETILPGGGQTTAP, from the coding sequence ATGAGCACTCCACGTCCCAAGACGCGTGCCCAGGCGCCGAAGACGCGAGCCCAGGCCAAGGCCCGCCAGTCCAAGGCCAAGCAGCAGAAGCAGGGCTTCGACGGCCGACTGTGGGGGAAGCGCCTCGGCCTCGCCGCGCTCGGCGCTGCCCTGCTCGGCGTCATCGGCTTCTTCGTCGCCTACGCGTCGACCGACATCCCGGAGCCGAACGACCTGGCCGACGCCCAGGCCTCGGTCATCTACTACTCGGACGGCAAGACCGAGATCGACCGGATCAGCGAGGTCAACCGCGAGTCCGTCGAGCTGTCGAAGATCCCGAAGTCCGTGCAGCAGGCGCACCTCGCCGCTGAGGACCGCAACTTCTACGAGAACTCCGGCATCTCCCCGACCGGCATCGCGCGCGCGGTGTGGGTGGGGCTGCGCGGCGGGGCCACCCAGGGTGGCTCCACCATCACCCAGCAGTACGTCAAGAACTACTTCCTGACCCAGGACCAGACGCTGAGCCGCAAGGGCAAGGAGATCCTGATCTCGATCAAGATCGCCAAGCAGAAGTCCAAGGACCAGATCCTCGAGGACTACCTCAACACCATCTACTACGGCCGCGGCGCCTACGGCATCCAGACCGCCGCCAAGGCCTACTTCAACAAGGACGTCTCCAAGCTCAACGCAGCCGAGGGCGCCCTGCTCGCCTCCGTGATCCGGGGCCCGTCGTACTACGACCCGGGCCTGGGCGCCGAGCAGAAGAAGAACGCCGAGTCGCGGGTCGACTACGTCCTCGACGGCATGGTCGGCGAGGGCTGGCTCGACCAGGGGCAGCGCGCGAAGATGAGCTTCCCCAAGGTCGTGTCGTACAAGGCACGCCAGGGCGCCAGCGGCCCGAGCGGCTACCTCACCAACGAGGTGAAGAAGGAGCTGCGCACCAAGCTCAAGCTCACCGACGCCGACATCGACCGGGGCGGCTACAAGATCGTCACGACCATCGACAGGAACGACCAGAAGGCGGCGGTCGCCGCGGTCGAGAAGCGGATGCCCAAGGGCAAGGGCGCCGAGGGCCTGCGGGCCGGTCTCGTCGCGATCCAGCCGGGCAACGGCGCGATCAAGGCGATGTACGGCGGCGAGAACTACCAGAAGGTGCAGTTCAACGCCGCGGTCGACGCCACCATGCAGGCCGGCTCGACGTTCAAGGTCTTCACCCTGATCGCCGCCCTCCAGGAGGAGATCAGCACCAAGACGAAGTACCCCGGCCAGAGCCCGCAGTTCTTCGAGGAGTTCAAGAGCGAGGAGAACCCCGAGGGCGAGGTCGTCAACTTCAGTGACGAGACCTTCGGTCGGATCGACCTGCGCTTCGCGACCGCGCACTCGGTCAACACGGTCTACTTCCCGCTCAACGTGGAGGTGACCCCGAAGAAGACCAAGGCCGCGGCGATCTCGGCCGGCCTGCCCGACGACAAGACGGCGGCCGCCCGAAAGCAGCCCAAGCTCGGCGAGAACTACGCCAACGTGTTCGGTACCGACGACGTGCGGGTCATCGACATGGCCAACGCCTACGCGACCATCGCCGCGAACGGCGTCCGGGCCACGCCGTACCTCATCGCGTCGGTCAAGGGCGGCCCCGGCGACCTCGACTACAAGGCGAAGATCAGCAAGAAGGCGGTCTTCGACAAGGACGTGATGGCCGACACCATCGACGCCATGACCGAGGTCGTCGAGGACGGCACGGGCACCTTCGCCAGCCGGCTGGGCCGGCCCGCTGCCGGCAAGACCGGCACCACCAGCGGCAACTACGCGGCTTGGTTCGACGGGTTCACCCCGCAGCTGGCCACCGCCGTCGGGATCTACAAGGACAAGGACGGCACCCCGCAGCCGATGAACGAGGTCCCCGGCCTCTTCGGCCCGGGCACGTCGGGCGAGCTCACCGGTGGCACCGTCCCGGTGCGCATCTGGACCGACTTCATGGAGGGCGCCCTCAAGGGCGAGAAGGTGCTCGAGTTCCCTGAGCGGGCCGGTGTGGGCGACGAGAAGGTGCCGACCCCGACGCCGACGCGCACCTCGTCCTCGACCACGACCACGACGACCACGACGACCACGACGACGACCACCCGGCCCACGACCAAGACGGATACGCCGAAGCCGACGAAGACCAACAGGCCGCCCAAGCCGACGCTGACCACCGTCGAACCGACTCCCAGCGAAACGATCCTCCCTGGCGGCGGCCAGACCACTGCGCCGTGA
- a CDS encoding single-stranded DNA-binding protein → MAGDTVITIIGNITGDPELRFTPSGAAVANFTVASTPRAFDRQSNEWKDGETLFMRCSVWRDAAENVAESLQRGTRVIVSGRLKSRSYETKEGEKRTVIEMEVDEVGPSLRYATAKVNKTQRGGGGGGGFGGGQQGGGWSGQQGGGQQDDPWATGPSGGQQGAPQQGGQQGGGWGGGAPSYDEPPF, encoded by the coding sequence ATGGCTGGCGACACCGTCATCACCATCATCGGCAACATCACCGGGGACCCGGAGCTGCGCTTCACCCCCTCCGGTGCTGCCGTCGCGAACTTCACCGTGGCCTCCACGCCGCGCGCGTTCGACCGGCAGAGCAATGAGTGGAAGGACGGCGAGACGCTGTTCATGCGCTGCTCCGTGTGGCGCGACGCAGCCGAGAACGTCGCCGAGTCCCTGCAGCGCGGCACCCGCGTGATCGTGTCCGGCCGCCTGAAGTCTCGCTCCTACGAGACCAAGGAGGGCGAGAAGCGCACGGTCATCGAGATGGAGGTCGACGAGGTCGGCCCGTCGCTGCGCTACGCGACCGCCAAGGTCAACAAGACCCAGCGCGGTGGTGGCGGCGGCGGTGGCTTCGGCGGCGGCCAGCAGGGTGGCGGCTGGAGCGGCCAGCAGGGTGGCGGCCAGCAGGACGACCCGTGGGCGACCGGTCCCTCCGGTGGCCAGCAGGGCGCCCCGCAGCAGGGTGGCCAGCAGGGTGGCGGTTGGGGCGGCGGCGCGCCGTCCTACGACGAGCCCCCCTTCTGA
- the rpsF gene encoding 30S ribosomal protein S6: MRQYELMVILDPELDDRTVAPSLEKFLTVVTKDGGTVDNVDIWGRRRLAYEIKKKSEGIYAVVNMTAEPATAKELDRQLNLNESVMRTKLLRPGA; the protein is encoded by the coding sequence ATGCGTCAGTACGAACTCATGGTCATCCTCGACCCGGAGCTCGACGACCGGACGGTCGCTCCGTCGCTCGAGAAGTTCCTCACCGTCGTCACCAAGGACGGCGGCACCGTGGACAACGTCGACATCTGGGGTCGTCGTCGTCTCGCGTACGAGATCAAGAAGAAGTCCGAGGGCATCTACGCCGTCGTCAACATGACTGCTGAGCCGGCCACGGCCAAGGAGCTGGACCGCCAGCTCAACCTCAACGAGTCGGTCATGCGCACCAAGCTGCTGCGCCCCGGCGCCTGA
- a CDS encoding inositol-3-phosphate synthase, translating into MGTVRVAIVGVGNCASSLVQGVEYYKDADPSGTVPGLMHVQFGDYHVKDVEFVAAFDVDDKKVGKDLAEAINASENNTIKIADVPTTGVTVQRGHTLDGIGKYYALTIEESAAEPVDVVKVLKDNQVDVLVSYLPVGSEEADKFYAQCAIDAGVAFVNALPVFIASDPEWAAKFEAAGVPVIGDDIKSQVGATITHRVMAKLFEDRGVTLDRTYQLNVGGNMDFKNMLERERLESKKVSKTQAVTSNLNGPLAGKIEDKNVHIGPSDYVAWLDDRKWAYVRLEGRAFGDVPLNLEYKLEVWDSPNSAGIIIDAIRAAKIAKDRGIGGALISASSYLMKSPPVQREDTEGRTKLEAFIAGTEER; encoded by the coding sequence ATGGGAACCGTGCGCGTCGCCATCGTCGGCGTCGGCAACTGCGCCAGCTCGCTGGTGCAGGGAGTCGAGTACTACAAGGACGCTGACCCGTCGGGCACCGTCCCCGGGCTCATGCACGTCCAGTTCGGCGACTACCACGTCAAGGACGTCGAGTTCGTCGCTGCGTTCGACGTCGATGACAAGAAGGTCGGCAAGGACCTCGCCGAGGCCATCAACGCCTCCGAGAACAACACCATCAAGATCGCGGACGTCCCGACCACCGGCGTCACGGTGCAGCGCGGCCACACCCTCGACGGCATCGGCAAGTACTACGCCCTGACCATCGAGGAGTCCGCGGCCGAGCCGGTCGACGTCGTCAAGGTGCTCAAGGACAACCAGGTCGACGTCCTGGTCTCCTACCTGCCGGTGGGTTCGGAGGAGGCCGACAAGTTCTACGCCCAGTGCGCCATCGACGCCGGCGTGGCCTTCGTCAACGCCCTCCCCGTGTTCATCGCCTCCGACCCGGAGTGGGCGGCGAAGTTCGAGGCCGCGGGTGTGCCGGTCATCGGTGACGACATCAAGAGCCAGGTCGGTGCCACCATCACCCACCGCGTCATGGCCAAGCTGTTCGAGGACCGCGGCGTCACGCTCGACCGCACCTACCAGCTGAACGTCGGCGGCAACATGGACTTCAAGAACATGCTCGAGCGCGAGCGCCTCGAGTCCAAGAAGGTCTCCAAGACCCAGGCCGTCACCTCGAACCTCAACGGCCCGCTGGCCGGCAAGATCGAGGACAAGAACGTCCACATCGGCCCGTCCGACTACGTCGCGTGGCTCGACGACCGCAAGTGGGCCTACGTGCGCCTCGAGGGCCGCGCGTTCGGCGACGTGCCGCTGAACCTCGAGTACAAGCTCGAGGTCTGGGACTCCCCGAACTCGGCCGGCATCATCATCGACGCCATCCGGGCGGCGAAGATCGCCAAGGACCGCGGCATCGGCGGCGCCCTGATCAGCGCCTCGTCCTACCTGATGAAGTCCCCGCCCGTGCAGCGCGAGGACACCGAGGGCCGCACCAAGCTCGAGGCCTTCATCGCCGGCACCGAGGAGCGCTGA
- the rpsR gene encoding 30S ribosomal protein S18: MAKPVVRKPKKKANPLKAAKVENIDYKDTALLRKFISDRGKIRARRVTGVSVQEQRLIATAVKNAREMALLPYSSSSR; the protein is encoded by the coding sequence ATGGCCAAGCCCGTTGTGCGCAAGCCCAAGAAGAAGGCCAACCCGCTGAAGGCGGCGAAGGTCGAGAACATCGACTACAAGGACACCGCGCTGCTGCGCAAGTTCATCTCCGACCGCGGCAAGATCCGCGCTCGCCGGGTGACCGGTGTGTCCGTCCAGGAGCAGCGGCTCATCGCCACCGCGGTCAAGAACGCCCGCGAGATGGCGCTGCTGCCCTACTCCAGCAGCTCTCGCTGA
- a CDS encoding glycosyltransferase 87 family protein — MTGQGGDGALAVVGGPLGRHASARARSWLATVTPLLVLSTAMVGLGVAQRGHCVANGWNGTDQFWRACFSDLPALYRLGNLDAGLGGYLTGTASLDHPVLTGSLMALVGGLVPDGGVLEQTRWYFLLWAVLAAALVAATVYLTAAARPRHAADAAVVAASPLLVISPLVSADVFGVALVAAGLWAWSRRWPVLAGALLGLAATARTYPLLVLLALLLLGLRSGRLPVVGRALAGAGAAAAVVMLPFLVSNRDAVTAPFTAWAGGGAGLGSPWIIPQLLGHPLPEGLVTALAVIGVVAAVLAGALLALGANRRPSVAEVSVVLVGVALVTGKSFPVQASLWLLPLLALCGLRWRDHLLWAGAEAMHFAMVWLYIGGMSKADRGLPAPWYAVFLALRVAAVLYLVWRVWRTASARPAEEPAEELAEEPVTDEADEDELAGGFAGARDQLIVRIG; from the coding sequence GTGACCGGTCAGGGGGGTGACGGCGCGCTCGCGGTGGTCGGGGGCCCGCTGGGACGCCATGCCTCCGCCCGGGCCCGGTCCTGGCTGGCCACCGTCACGCCCCTGCTGGTGCTCTCGACGGCGATGGTCGGCCTCGGGGTCGCCCAGCGCGGTCACTGCGTCGCCAACGGGTGGAACGGCACCGACCAGTTCTGGCGTGCCTGCTTCTCGGACCTGCCGGCGCTCTACCGGCTCGGTAACCTCGACGCCGGCCTCGGCGGCTACCTGACCGGCACGGCCTCGCTCGACCACCCGGTGCTGACCGGGAGCCTCATGGCCCTGGTGGGGGGACTGGTCCCTGACGGCGGTGTGCTCGAGCAGACCCGCTGGTACTTCCTGCTGTGGGCGGTGCTCGCGGCTGCGCTCGTCGCCGCCACGGTCTACCTCACCGCGGCGGCGCGTCCGCGGCACGCAGCCGACGCCGCGGTGGTGGCGGCGAGCCCGCTGCTGGTGATCTCGCCCCTGGTCTCCGCCGACGTGTTCGGCGTCGCCCTGGTGGCGGCGGGGCTGTGGGCGTGGTCGAGGCGCTGGCCGGTGCTGGCGGGGGCGCTGCTCGGCCTGGCGGCCACCGCCCGCACCTACCCCCTGCTGGTGCTCCTCGCGCTGCTCCTGCTGGGCCTGCGCAGTGGCCGGCTGCCGGTCGTGGGCCGGGCGCTCGCGGGGGCGGGCGCCGCGGCCGCCGTGGTGATGCTGCCGTTCCTGGTCTCGAACCGCGACGCCGTCACGGCCCCGTTCACGGCCTGGGCCGGTGGCGGCGCGGGCCTGGGGTCGCCGTGGATCATCCCCCAGCTCCTCGGGCACCCCCTCCCGGAGGGGCTGGTCACGGCCCTCGCCGTCATCGGTGTGGTCGCCGCGGTGCTCGCGGGCGCCCTCCTCGCCCTCGGCGCGAACCGGCGACCGTCGGTCGCGGAGGTCTCGGTGGTGCTCGTGGGCGTCGCCCTGGTCACCGGCAAGAGCTTCCCGGTGCAGGCGTCGCTGTGGCTGCTGCCCCTGCTGGCGCTGTGCGGCCTGCGCTGGCGCGACCACCTGCTCTGGGCAGGGGCCGAGGCGATGCACTTCGCCATGGTGTGGCTCTACATCGGGGGCATGAGCAAGGCCGACCGCGGCCTGCCGGCCCCCTGGTATGCCGTGTTCCTGGCCCTGCGCGTGGCGGCCGTGCTGTACCTCGTCTGGCGCGTCTGGCGCACCGCCTCCGCGCGCCCGGCCGAGGAGCCTGCTGAGGAGCTGGCCGAGGAGCCGGTGACGGACGAGGCCGACGAGGACGAGCTCGCTGGCGGCTTCGCCGGTGCCCGCGACCAGCTCATCGTCCGCATCGGCTGA
- a CDS encoding PadR family transcriptional regulator, which produces MPRRADLLAFAVLGLLHESPMHGYELRKRLNAALGAFRALSYGTLYPCLRTLLERGWITDAPAGTTPGTAGSRRARIVYELTAEGKEHFQALVRDSGPAAWEDDTFDVHFAFFARTEAEVRLRILEGRRSRLEERLANIRAAAAKNRERLDAYTAELQRHGLDSAEREVRWLTELITAERNQPGLRTQDVPAPQDPSNTP; this is translated from the coding sequence ATGCCCCGACGCGCCGACCTGCTGGCCTTCGCGGTGCTCGGCCTCCTCCACGAGAGCCCGATGCACGGCTACGAGCTGCGCAAGCGGCTCAACGCCGCGCTCGGCGCCTTTCGGGCCCTGTCCTACGGGACGCTCTACCCCTGCCTGCGCACCCTCCTCGAACGCGGCTGGATCACCGACGCCCCAGCGGGCACGACCCCCGGCACCGCCGGGAGCCGACGCGCGCGGATCGTCTACGAGCTCACGGCCGAGGGCAAGGAGCACTTCCAGGCCCTCGTGCGCGACTCGGGGCCGGCCGCGTGGGAGGACGACACCTTCGACGTCCACTTCGCGTTCTTCGCCCGCACCGAGGCGGAGGTACGACTGCGCATCCTCGAGGGGCGTCGCAGCCGCCTCGAGGAGCGGCTGGCCAACATCCGCGCCGCGGCCGCCAAGAACCGTGAGCGGCTCGACGCCTACACCGCCGAGCTCCAGCGCCACGGCCTCGACTCCGCCGAGCGCGAGGTGCGCTGGCTGACCGAGCTGATCACCGCAGAGCGCAACCAGCCGGGCCTGCGCACGCAGGACGTCCCGGCCCCCCAAGACCCGTCAAACACCCCTTGA
- the rplI gene encoding 50S ribosomal protein L9 produces the protein MKVILTHDVSNLGTAGDVVDVKDGYARNFLFRRGLATAWTKGGQKQVDAIAKGREVRAVRTLEEAKSIKGNLEAKPVKVEAHAGQSGRLFGAVSSADVAAAVKAAGGPELDRRKIEIKNPIKAVGAHEALVRLHPEVQATVKLDVVAG, from the coding sequence ATGAAGGTCATTCTCACCCACGACGTGTCCAACCTCGGCACCGCCGGCGACGTCGTCGACGTCAAGGACGGCTACGCCCGCAACTTCCTGTTCCGCCGTGGCCTGGCCACCGCGTGGACCAAGGGCGGGCAGAAGCAGGTCGACGCCATCGCCAAGGGCCGGGAGGTCCGTGCGGTCAGGACCCTCGAGGAGGCCAAGTCCATCAAGGGCAACCTCGAGGCCAAGCCGGTGAAGGTCGAGGCCCACGCCGGTCAGTCCGGCCGCCTCTTCGGCGCCGTCTCGAGTGCCGACGTCGCCGCCGCCGTCAAGGCTGCTGGTGGCCCGGAGCTCGACCGCCGCAAGATCGAGATCAAGAACCCGATCAAGGCCGTCGGCGCCCACGAGGCGCTCGTGCGCCTGCACCCGGAGGTGCAGGCCACGGTCAAGCTGGACGTCGTCGCCGGCTGA
- a CDS encoding DsbA family oxidoreductase, with product MKVDIWSDVVCPFCYVGKRRLEEALESFAHRDEVEVVWHSFQLDPGAPAIAEGRTVDRLAAKYGMTLEQAVAAQESLAANAATVGLEFNWRETKSGNTFDAHRLIHFAATQGRADAMKERLLRAFFTEGEQIGDREVLVRLAGDAGLEEEQARGVLESRAHAEDVRADITQAQAYGIRGVPFFVIDGKYGISGAQPTELFTQALNQAWSEAHPLQMVTTDGDATCEGESCAV from the coding sequence ATGAAGGTGGACATCTGGTCAGACGTCGTGTGCCCGTTCTGCTACGTCGGCAAGCGCCGGCTCGAGGAGGCCCTCGAGTCGTTCGCGCACCGCGACGAGGTCGAGGTCGTCTGGCACAGCTTCCAGCTCGACCCGGGCGCCCCGGCCATCGCCGAGGGCCGCACCGTCGACAGGCTCGCCGCGAAGTACGGCATGACGCTGGAGCAGGCGGTCGCCGCCCAGGAGTCGCTCGCGGCCAACGCGGCCACGGTCGGGCTCGAGTTCAACTGGCGGGAGACCAAGTCGGGCAACACCTTCGACGCCCACCGGCTCATCCACTTCGCCGCGACCCAGGGCCGTGCGGACGCCATGAAGGAGCGGCTGCTGCGCGCCTTCTTCACCGAGGGAGAGCAGATCGGCGACCGCGAGGTGCTGGTGCGCCTCGCCGGTGACGCGGGTCTCGAGGAGGAGCAGGCCCGCGGGGTGCTCGAGTCGCGTGCTCACGCCGAGGACGTGCGGGCCGACATCACCCAGGCCCAGGCCTACGGCATCCGCGGCGTGCCGTTCTTCGTCATCGACGGGAAGTACGGCATCTCCGGCGCGCAGCCGACCGAGCTGTTCACCCAGGCCCTGAACCAGGCGTGGAGCGAGGCCCACCCGCTGCA